Part of the Deferribacterota bacterium genome, CAATTATCCACTGCTTTACATGCGCTAATAGCAGCTTCTAAAACACCTGTATGACCTACCATATCGGGATTAGCAAAATTCATTATAGCTACATCAATATTATCATTAATAAAGGATTCTTTAAATTTTTCTGTAACCTCATAAACACTCATTTCTGGTTTTTTATCATATGTAGGAACATCCTTTGGAGATGGCACTAATATCCTAAACTCATTAGGAAATTTTAACTCTCTGCCCCCATTAAAGAAAAATGTCACATGAGCATATTTTTCAGTCTCAGCTATCCTAAGCTGTCTTAAACCTTTTTCACTTATAATTTCTCCAAAAATATTTTTTAACTCCTCAGGAGGAAAGGCGACTAGCACATCTAAATCTTTATCATATTCTGTCATTGTTATATAATAGATACTTGGCTTACCTTTTCTATCAAAGTAACTAAAATCTTCATTAACAAATGCATATGTTAATTCTCTTGCCCTATCACCTCTAAAATTGTAGAAAAACACACCATCCCCATCTTTAATTGATCCATCAACATCTGATATAACAATTGGTTTTATAAATTCATCAGATTCATCTCTATCATAAGCACTTAAAATAGCTTTTACTGGATCACCTTCCTTAACCCCCTCTCCAAAGCGAATTGCATAATAAGCCATCTTTACCCTATCCCATCTTTTATCCCTATCCATTGCATAATATCTTCCTATAATTGTTGCAATATCACCATAGTTTATCTCTTTCAGATAGCTTTTCAATTCCTCAACATATTTGACACCACTATTTGGGGGCGTATCTCTACCATCTGTAAATGCATGTATAAAAGCTTTTTCTATACCATATTCTTTTACTAATCTTAGCAGACTCTTTAAGTGATCAATATGGCTGTGTACACCACCATCACTTAGAAGACCTAGAAAATGCACCCTAGAATTAGCATTTTTAACTTTATCTAAAAAATGAATTATAGCCTTATTTTCTTTAATAGTATTATTTTCTATAGCCTTATTTATTTTCATAAACTCCTGATAAACTATTCTACCAGCACCAATATTTGTGT contains:
- the gpmI gene encoding 2,3-bisphosphoglycerate-independent phosphoglycerate mutase; translation: MDRRIILLILDGWGYRERSEYNAVKLCNPVNFNNLWKNNGHTFLHASEEWVGLPKGQMGNSEVGHTNIGAGRIVYQEFMKINKAIENNTIKENKAIIHFLDKVKNANSRVHFLGLLSDGGVHSHIDHLKSLLRLVKEYGIEKAFIHAFTDGRDTPPNSGVKYVEELKSYLKEINYGDIATIIGRYYAMDRDKRWDRVKMAYYAIRFGEGVKEGDPVKAILSAYDRDESDEFIKPIVISDVDGSIKDGDGVFFYNFRGDRARELTYAFVNEDFSYFDRKGKPSIYYITMTEYDKDLDVLVAFPPEELKNIFGEIISEKGLRQLRIAETEKYAHVTFFFNGGRELKFPNEFRILVPSPKDVPTYDKKPEMSVYEVTEKFKESFINDNIDVAIMNFANPDMVGHTGVLEAAISACKAVDNCLGDVVKIANETDSVLLVTADHGNSEQMWDYSTNGPHTAHTTNPVPFIIYNYKCKLTSKYGKLADIAPTMLDILGIDIPNEMTGESLIVK